TTGAAAACCTATCTGTTCTGTAAGCAAACGCCCATCCGCCCGCAGAGGACGAATGAAATCATACTGACGGTTAACAAGGGCTATCCCAAATATCGTCGTTCACTTACTCTGCCGAACTTCGAGAATTGGGTATTACGCGGTGCGTTGTTGCAATATTGCGAGAGCCATTTGGAAGACATACACTCGGTAGAGGAGGCACAAAAGGCGTTGGATGCTTACCATGAAAAAGGGCGTAAGGCTGATGAAAAAATCGACCGCATCATATACGGGACTTATACGATGTTCAAGGATGCCGCCAAAGACACGCGGGCAACCAGCACAGGATTGTGTCGTATTATCACTAATTATCTGTTCTATCTCGGCATGATCTCCAAGTATGAGGTAGAAAACGAGCAACTCATTGCTGGACGCATTAAATATATGTTAAAACAAGGAAAACAACCTCGATTTACATTGCGTATATTGAGCGGGAAAGAAGCCCTTGAGGAGTTGAGTAAAAGTGGTCGAAATACGTTCGAGGATATGATGAAATAATTTGATTTACAAACTATTTTTTAGAAAGAATAGATGGCATTTTCGCTGTCTATTCTTTCTCTTTTTTAGCTGTGTTTTCTCCAAAAAAAGAGAGACTTTTGCCCTCGTAATCAAATCACGCTGGCCAGCAGACAAGGTTACGGAGTAAGCCGAACGCCAAGTGGAGGCACAACAGAATAAATACACAAAAAGATGAAAATCAAAGAGATTAACATCAATGAAGGACAATATCTTGAAGACGTAATGCCTAAAATCCTTGTCAACCAGAGGCCAGCGATCCCTACCAATACCATCCTTAATAAGGTGATGACGGGTTGCGGTGCTACATGGCTGGAAATCCATTCAGAGCGACATTCCATCGTTATCGAGCCGAACGTGCCCGTGATTATTGGGAAAAAGGCTCAACACCCATTCCTCTTTGCTGTGTACGAGGGTACGACACGCGAGGACGTGAAAGCCTACCTTGCAGGTGAGGAGGACGGCTATCGAAAAATCATCACCACGCCAGAGGGATTCGACAAGAAAGTCCTGCCCGCCATGTACGAGTTGGGGCTTGAGGTGTACGAGGAGTATTTCCTCCTATTCGATGAATGCGAGAAGCCCGTACAAGACGTGGGCTATCGCGGGGACATCTACCTGCCTGTCGAGGATTTTTTCAAATTCGAGAACAAAGCGATGGTTTCCGCAACGCCTATCGTTCCGTCCGACCCGCGTTTCGAGGTGCAGGGGTTCGAGATGATACGAATTGTTCCCACCTATGACTACTGCAAGGATTTGACGGTAGTCGTGACCAACAACACCGTATGCGTACTGCGGAAACTGCTGGAACGCTATCGTAAGGCAGGCGAAAAGGTCTGCATCTTCTTCAACTCGACGGATACGACGTTAAGCCTCATTCAGACCCTCAAACTACAAGGACGGTGCAAGGTATTCTGCTCGGAAAAGAGTGTGCGCAAACTCAAGCGCGAGGGATTTACAGCCGTGAGCGACAACCTCACCGAGTTGGCCGAGGTCAATTTCTTCACCAGCCGCTTCTACTCGGCCGTGGACATCAAGCTGGACTACCAGCCGAACGTCATCGTACTGACGGACGTATTCCATGCACCGTACTCGATGATCGACCCGCAGACCGAGGTGGTGCAGGCCATCGGTCGCTTCCGTAACGGCGTGGCAAAACTCCACCATGTAACGAACACTTGCAACCAGTTGGAGAGCCTATCCCGTGAAACGCTCATTCAGCAGTTGGAGAGCAAGGAGGCCATATATAACAAGGTGGCCGCAATCCCTACCGCCAACGAAATCGAAAAAGGAGCATTGATGAAGGCCATAGAGGGGATGGAGTATAAACGCTTCGTAACCCGCGACGGCAAACGTAACTGGTTTATGTGGGACAATGCGTGGGAGGACGAGAAGATAAAAGCCTACTACAAATACCCCTCGACGGTAAAGGCTGCCTATAAGAACGCACCGTTCCACGCTAAGATCGTCAAGTATAACGTCGCTATTACGGACGAGGATCGCCTGCACCGTAAGCAGGCAGGGCTGAAAAGCACCAAGGAATTGTGGCGGGAGGTGGTAAGCCAGCTCGACAGGTTGCAGACAGCCAACCCCGATGCCGAGCCGAGTTATATGCTCGACGAGTTAGGCGACGAGTTCGAGGCGATGGTTAAAGCCCACACGATACTGGGAGCAAAACGCATCGAAGCCCTCGGTTACGACCGCCGTAAGATCGAGGCCGCATTGGGTAGCATCGAGGAGAACCGATTGCTGACCTCCGAGAAGATGCAACAGGTCGTCTATGCTCGTTTCCACTCGGACGACATCGTACCAGCCAACGAGGTGAACGCTTACATGCGCCAACTGATAACCGACAACGGCATCCCGTTCGAGGGACGAGTAGATCGCAAGGTCATCGGTCTGTTCTTCGAGTTGGAGGACTGCAAGCAAGGCGGAGCGAGAGCCTTTAAGTTCGGCAAGAGGAAATACGAATTTTAGAGGCAGGTAGGCAGAGGACAGACTTGGATGAGGGGTCTATATTTAATACCCCTCGACCAAGTTTGTCCCCTCCCTCTCAAAAGCTATACAGAGAGAAATTAATAACTAAAAATATTTAAAATATGTCTACAAAAATAGAATGGACTGGTGAAACATGGAATCCCGTTACAGGATGTACGCAACTATCGGCAGGGTGTGCCAACTGTTATGCAAAAGCGATTGCGTTACAGATGCAGAAGAATGGAGTGAAAAAGTATGTGAACGGATTTACGGTAACGATGCACGAATACGCGCTGAACATGCCACGACTATTACATGAACCCTCGTTCATCTTCGTATGCTCGATGGCCGACCTTTTTCACAAGGACGTGCCGTTTGAATTTATAGATAAGGTGACGGATGTTATCAGATCGACACCGTGGCACACATATCAAATTCTTACGAAAAGAGCCGAGCGGATGGCCGAGTATTTCGCAACACGGGCGATACCCACAAATACTTGGCTCGGCGTGTCGGTAGAGGTTCCGAGTGTAAAATATAGAATCGACTGCTTGCGCAATCTGCCTGCTTCGATACGGTTTTTATCGTGTGAGCCATTAGTGGAAGATTTAGGTACACTCGACTTGACGAATATAGATTGGGTAATCGTGGGAGGTGAGCATGCAATCAACGCACGA
This Alistipes shahii WAL 8301 DNA region includes the following protein-coding sequences:
- a CDS encoding DUF5131 family protein; the protein is MSTKIEWTGETWNPVTGCTQLSAGCANCYAKAIALQMQKNGVKKYVNGFTVTMHEYALNMPRLLHEPSFIFVCSMADLFHKDVPFEFIDKVTDVIRSTPWHTYQILTKRAERMAEYFATRAIPTNTWLGVSVEVPSVKYRIDCLRNLPASIRFLSCEPLVEDLGTLDLTNIDWVIVGGEHAINARPMKEEWILSIKEQADKQGALFFFKQWGSIGRDGVYRSVERNGSELQGKTYKAMPAVNRHTLFG